A window of Candidatus Nealsonbacteria bacterium genomic DNA:
AAGTTGAGGAATTCCATGTAAAGCTGAACTTATTCCAACAAAAAAATTAGGAATAGAAGAGGCTATGGCTATAACAAAAAAAGCTACCACAAATTCTTTCCATCTTAGAAATTTGGCTATTCTCATTAAACTATCAATAATAAAAGTGCCTGCCCAGAAAAGCAAAAGAACGGAAATAATGAAAATTAAAATATAGACAAAAGTCATGTTGTAGATTAAAACACCTTTAAGAAATAAAATATTTCATATAAAACTCCGAGAATAAAAATTAAAATTAGAAAAGATGTTAAAAAATAAAAGAGGGAGAAACGACTGATTTTCTTGCAGGCCCGGTACATTAAAAGAATTAAGATTCCGTTGATGCCAATCATTATTCCTCCAACAAAAGATATTACTGGGATAAAATCTTTAATACCAACTAAAAAAAAGGCCAAAGGAAAAAAACAAGTAATTGCCCAGGCCAAGTTTTTCCCTATTTTCAGATCATACCAAAAAACCTTCTTTAAGGTTAGCCCCAAAGCAATAAAAGAAGTAAAAGTCGTCAGAACGCCAAAGAGCAGCCCCAATGAAACTATTCCATCGCCTAAAAAATTCCGCAAGCCAAGCAAGGCAGATTCGGTGGTTTGAGGTCCGGTAATTCCTAAAATTATATAAATAAAAAAAATATAAACTAAAATTGGAATTAAAATGGCAACGGGAATTATTTTTTTCAGCAAGTCTTTTCTTCTTCCCAACATCTCCTCTACTTCGGGAATTAAGGATGCCCCCCATAAAGAAAAAAGAATAACACCGTAGGGCAAGAAAAAATTATTTAAATTTAAAGTCGGGGCAATAAAAAGATTTTTCATTTCGAAAAAAGGCTGGCCACGTAAAAATATAATAACTAAAACAATAAAGAATAAAATTAATCCCCAAAATTCTATTTTAGAGATAGCTTTAATTCCAAAGAAAATTAAAATAGCCCCGAAAGCAAAATAGAAAAAAGTATAAAACAACGAATTACCGCCCAAGAATGGTGACAATAAACTTTCTAAAAACTGTCCGCCAATAATTAAATAAGCCAGAAGTGCTCCAAATAATCCCAAGATTGTTGAGATATAGGCTACGAGTTGACCCCATTTTCCAAGGTAAATCTTAGCAAAGCCAGGTAATCTCTTAAAATCTGGTGTTCTTAGAGATAATTCGCCAAAAAATAAATGCAAAATAATAACCAAAGCCCCCAAAACTAAAAAATAGCCCAACATTACAAAAATCCCAACTTTTGAAGTAATATAAGGCAAAGAAAAAAGACCGACTCC
This region includes:
- a CDS encoding amino acid permease, encoding MKKVIYAISILSGTIIGVGLFSLPYITSKVGIFVMLGYFLVLGALVIILHLFFGELSLRTPDFKRLPGFAKIYLGKWGQLVAYISTILGLFGALLAYLIIGGQFLESLLSPFLGGNSLFYTFFYFAFGAILIFFGIKAISKIEFWGLILFFIVLVIIFLRGQPFFEMKNLFIAPTLNLNNFFLPYGVILFSLWGASLIPEVEEMLGRRKDLLKKIIPVAILIPILVYIFFIYIILGITGPQTTESALLGLRNFLGDGIVSLGLLFGVLTTFTSFIALGLTLKKVFWYDLKIGKNLAWAITCFFPLAFFLVGIKDFIPVISFVGGIMIGINGILILLMYRACKKISRFSLFYFLTSFLILIFILGVLYEIFYFLKVF